The Kribbella sp. HUAS MG21 genome includes the window TCGACCGCCAGGCAGACCAGCCCGGTCCCGGCGGCAACGACCACGCCGTACCCGTCGGGCAGCGCACCGGCATGCGCGGTGACCATGTCCTGGCTCAGCCGCACCTCGTCTGCGTTCAGGACCTCGGCGACTTCGGCCGCGAACGCCTGTGCGGCCCCGTGCGCCTGCGGGTAGCCCGTCAGGCCGAGCGCGACCACCTCGACCGGACCGCTGACCTCGGCCTCGATCGCGGCGGTACGAATCGCGTCGAGCAACTTGACCACGGCGTCCGGTCCGTGGGTGTACCCGGGCCCCTTCCCGGTACGGCGGGACGGCAGCACTCGGAGTCGAAGAGCGGACTGACCGCCGTCGATGGCGATGCGGGTCATTGGCTGGTCCAAGGTGAAGAGTCCGGCAACGATGAAGTGCAGCGTACCCACAGGGTCCGGCCTGGACCTAGGACAGACGGACCACCTCGAGTTCAGCCATCAGAGTCGCCAGCGGTACGCCGGTCAACTGGATGCTCGGCTGCATCCAGTCGTTGAGGATCGGGTCCTGCCCGGCGAGGTGACCCGTGAGCTCGGCCTGCCGCAACTCGAAGACATGCGCCGCGTTGCCGGTCAGGTCGACGACGCTCTGCATCAGCCGGCCGACCTGGTCGTCCCACAGCACGTCCTCGAACTCGTGCTGGTCCGGACGGATCAGCAGCAGGTCGACGTCGCTGTCCGGATCGCCGTCGCCGCGCGCGATCGCGCCGTACACACTCGCGTGCACGGCCGGGATCCGCCAGCCGCCGATCTCGGCGGCGAGGCGGTCGATCAACATGCCGCGGAGGTTCGCCAGCTGCTCGACGATCGGCGCGACCAGGTGCTTGCGGTTGAGGCGATAGAGCAACGAGTTGCCGAGGTCGTCGACATGGACCAGGCCGGTCGCCGCCAGCCGCTGCAGGACCAGCCGCACGCCCGCGACACTTCCGGCGCCGGCCAGCTTGTGGATCTGCCGCCCGGACAGGCCTTCCTCGGCCTGTGCCAGCACCAGCAGTACCGGCCCGTCCAGCGACGGCACCACTGTGCTGATCGGGCTCTTCAGGTCCATGATCCGAACCACCCTAGTGATCGCCCAGCTCCTCCAGTAATCACCGTGACGCGTCAGCCAGAATCCAAAAACAAGCACGCTTGATTCTTTTTCCGGACCGTGGGACGCTCGGCTGCACGATCCCCTGGCGAGGGAGTGCAGCGGTGCGACTGGACGAAGTACTGGCTGATCTGTGGGCCGAGAGTGCGGAGCTGGACCGCCTGGTCGGTGGGCTGGCCGCCGAGGAGTGGACGACGCCGACACCGGCCGAGGGCTGGACGATCGCGCATCAGATCGCCCACCTGGCCTGGACCGACGAGGCGGCGCAGCTGGCCGCGACCGATCCCGAGGCGTTCAAGGCGTCGCTGCAGAAGGCGGCCGCGAGCCCCACGACGTACGTCGACGACGGCGCCGCGGAGACCGCCGCGCTGCCGCCGGACCAGCTGCTGACCTACTGGCGGGAGACGCGCGCCGAGCTGGCCACGGCGCTGAAACGGGTGCCGGCCGGCGAGAAGGTGCTCTGGTACGGGCCGCCGATGAGCCCGACGTCGATGGCGACCGCGCGGCTGATGGAGACCTGGGCGCACGGGCAGGACGTGTTCGACGCACTCGGCGTACGGCGGCAACCGAGCAACCGGCTGCGCCACGTCGCGCATCTCGCGGTCCGCACCCGGGACTTCGCGTACCTGCTCAACGACCGCACGCCGCCGGCCGCGGAGTTCCGCGTCGAACTGACCGGGCCGGACGGCGACGCGTGGAGCTGGGGACCTGAGGACGCGACCCAGCGAGTGACGGCGCCGGCGCTCGACTTCTGCCTGCTGGCCACACAACGCCGGCACCGGGACGACCTGGCAGTCGAGGCCGACGGCGCGGACGCCGAGGAGTGGCTGGGGATCATCCAGGCCTTCGCCGGATTGCCCGGGAAGGGGCGGCGGCCGGGGCAGTTCGGATGACCGAGCCGATCCGGATCGGGAACGCCTCCGGGTTCTACGGCGACCGGTTCAGCGCGTTGCAGGAGATGCTGACCGGCGGGCCGTTGGACGTCCTGACCGGGGACTACCTGGCCGAGCTGACGATGCTGATCCTCGGACGCGATCGGTTGAAGGACCCCGGGCTGGGTTATGCGCGGACGTTTCTCCGGCAACTCGAGACCGGGCTCGGCGAGGCGC containing:
- a CDS encoding TIGR03084 family metal-binding protein; the encoded protein is MRLDEVLADLWAESAELDRLVGGLAAEEWTTPTPAEGWTIAHQIAHLAWTDEAAQLAATDPEAFKASLQKAAASPTTYVDDGAAETAALPPDQLLTYWRETRAELATALKRVPAGEKVLWYGPPMSPTSMATARLMETWAHGQDVFDALGVRRQPSNRLRHVAHLAVRTRDFAYLLNDRTPPAAEFRVELTGPDGDAWSWGPEDATQRVTAPALDFCLLATQRRHRDDLAVEADGADAEEWLGIIQAFAGLPGKGRRPGQFG